Proteins encoded together in one Candidatus Babeliales bacterium window:
- a CDS encoding helicase-related protein: MLLDAIRQDGWEKVVLFNGETKDGLKQFVEGDADILIASSCIGTGINKLQNVCSRIIINCLPWTSAEYRQLFGRIYRPGQKEKFIDVIIPLTFAEINGVRWSWCETRWKRIEFKKGIADAAVDGIIPEGQLRSFAQAYNDCMKWLDQAKQGIVYEIERSKNMSVLSSDIEQVALRRISNFTRMNQRINAQTSEQTHQRFMENPQDLHKYHEAYREVRKKWEVIPYEEAVRWITKRPHWTVGDFGCGEALLAQKVINKIYSFDHIAINDNVIPCDISNVPLSGATLDAAVFSLSLMGTNYVDYLKEANRCLKLDGHLWIAEPTSRIVDINQFKDLLYRLGFDIRSTEQKGDFTIIVAMKSSRKMNDAMLDSMNYKEILN, translated from the coding sequence ATGTTGTTAGATGCAATACGGCAAGATGGTTGGGAAAAGGTTGTGTTGTTCAATGGCGAAACTAAGGATGGATTAAAACAATTTGTTGAAGGTGATGCAGATATTTTGATTGCATCGAGTTGTATTGGTACGGGAATAAATAAACTGCAAAATGTGTGCTCTAGAATCATTATAAATTGTTTACCCTGGACTAGCGCAGAATATCGACAACTTTTTGGAAGAATTTACAGACCGGGGCAAAAAGAAAAATTTATTGATGTTATTATCCCTCTTACCTTTGCTGAAATTAATGGAGTTCGTTGGTCATGGTGTGAAACTCGCTGGAAGCGAATTGAGTTTAAAAAAGGCATAGCTGATGCTGCAGTTGATGGAATAATCCCAGAGGGTCAGCTAAGAAGTTTTGCGCAGGCATATAATGATTGCATGAAATGGCTTGATCAAGCAAAGCAAGGAATCGTTTATGAAATAGAACGTTCCAAAAACATGTCTGTTTTGTCGAGTGATATTGAGCAGGTAGCTTTAAGAAGAATTAGTAATTTTACAAGAATGAATCAACGGATTAATGCACAAACAAGTGAGCAGACTCATCAGCGGTTTATGGAAAACCCACAGGATTTACATAAATATCATGAGGCATATCGTGAAGTAAGAAAGAAATGGGAAGTGATTCCTTACGAAGAAGCGGTTAGATGGATTACAAAACGGCCACATTGGACGGTTGGCGATTTTGGGTGCGGAGAAGCTTTACTGGCTCAAAAAGTTATTAATAAAATTTACTCATTCGATCATATAGCCATCAATGACAACGTCATCCCTTGTGATATATCCAATGTGCCATTATCAGGTGCAACGTTAGATGCTGCTGTTTTTTCTTTATCGTTAATGGGAACGAATTACGTCGATTATCTCAAAGAAGCAAATCGTTGCTTAAAATTGGACGGTCATTTGTGGATCGCGGAACCAACGTCAAGAATTGTAGATATAAACCAGTTTAAAGATTTGCTATATCGTTTAGGTTTTGACATAAGAAGCACGGAACAGAAAGGGGATTTTACAATTATTGTAGCTATGAAATCATCAAGAAAAATGAATGATGCTATGCTTGATAGTATGAATTATAAAGAAATTTTAAATTAA
- a CDS encoding zinc-ribbon domain-containing protein: protein MNIKDKKFLPETHPAVAVQWDFENNDGKTPDQFTAGSNKRVNWICDKGHRYLTKICHRTYYDSGCPYCSGKKLVKERSFGFKFPKLAEEFDLIKNVPHTPDTIFSSSQNKYYWTCVIDSTHSWESTTDNRIKGNGCPICVNRGDKIIKEKSFGGLFPNLVEEWDQELNLKTPYDYAPFSNKSVFWICKINKQHKWSVVISHRSNGTGCPFCSGNKVSESYNLLVSYPEVAAELHPSMNGLLLAKDVSPGSANPLYWQCQKDLTHVWKASPYNRTKRNAGCSHCISGWTVEKIRAFILSLLPYVQTLGPAECYKLLRHTGVLKAQGKSESFIKNFIAGKIPFEELELAVNDPVKFDELITNSQNTTIDDPDNLKVISELDVATSAKNLPIVETKDILASLSGQSKFLASADAETIDFFIKSQAGKIWCHAFYDEKKALEQLDQYASEEEYPKQVTKMFSEAYRGAKSLEIPAGYSRTDYQPNLMQRYIADQIKAKKRFGNWSGTGAGKTLSAILASRVIEAKLTVILCPNNVIETWKEDIQAAYPDSMIYTHESLVHMPKNVLHAYLIMNYDFFQQRNSEEKVKQLVDRYSIDFIVIDEIHYTKQRHEKITSKRKRVIWSFLSTLSQRNLNLSVLGMSATPVINNLLEGRTLIELITGEIHDDLDTKATFSNCVDLYAKFVRYGIRYMPNYDIQFNLTLEPVDCSAFLLEIRKGMPVIELEAVLTKAKLPFILKNLKRRPSFIRIIELVG, encoded by the coding sequence ATGAATATAAAAGATAAAAAATTTTTACCAGAAACTCATCCTGCAGTAGCAGTGCAATGGGATTTTGAAAACAATGATGGGAAAACGCCAGATCAATTTACGGCTGGTAGCAACAAGAGAGTTAATTGGATTTGTGATAAGGGTCATAGATATTTAACTAAAATTTGTCATAGAACTTATTATGATAGTGGTTGTCCTTACTGTTCTGGAAAAAAATTAGTTAAGGAGCGTTCATTTGGTTTTAAGTTTCCCAAATTGGCAGAAGAGTTTGATCTAATAAAAAATGTACCACATACTCCAGATACTATTTTTTCATCATCACAAAATAAATATTATTGGACATGTGTTATTGATTCTACCCATAGTTGGGAATCTACAACAGATAATCGTATCAAAGGAAACGGGTGCCCTATTTGTGTCAATAGGGGTGATAAAATAATTAAGGAAAAGTCTTTTGGCGGTCTGTTTCCAAATCTTGTAGAAGAATGGGATCAGGAGCTTAATTTAAAAACTCCTTATGATTATGCTCCTTTTTCAAATAAATCTGTTTTTTGGATTTGCAAAATAAATAAACAACATAAGTGGTCAGTTGTTATTAGTCATAGATCAAATGGTACAGGGTGTCCATTTTGTAGTGGAAATAAGGTTTCTGAGTCATACAATTTACTAGTATCTTATCCGGAAGTTGCGGCTGAATTACATCCTAGTATGAATGGCCTATTACTTGCAAAGGATGTTTCTCCCGGTAGTGCTAATCCATTATATTGGCAATGCCAAAAGGATTTGACTCATGTGTGGAAAGCTTCGCCGTATAACAGAACGAAACGCAATGCTGGTTGTTCGCATTGTATTTCGGGTTGGACGGTTGAAAAAATTCGAGCATTTATATTGTCTCTTTTGCCTTATGTGCAAACATTAGGACCAGCAGAGTGTTATAAATTGTTACGGCATACTGGAGTGTTAAAGGCTCAGGGCAAAAGTGAATCGTTTATTAAAAATTTTATTGCAGGCAAAATCCCATTTGAAGAGCTTGAACTTGCGGTAAATGATCCAGTAAAATTTGATGAATTGATAACAAATTCACAAAATACAACGATAGATGATCCTGATAATCTGAAAGTTATCAGTGAACTAGATGTTGCAACATCAGCGAAGAATTTACCTATTGTTGAAACAAAAGATATTCTTGCTTCTTTGAGTGGCCAATCTAAGTTCTTGGCTAGTGCTGATGCAGAGACGATTGATTTTTTTATTAAGAGTCAAGCTGGAAAAATTTGGTGCCATGCTTTTTATGATGAGAAAAAAGCTTTGGAGCAACTTGATCAATATGCAAGTGAAGAAGAGTATCCAAAACAAGTTACTAAAATGTTTTCTGAAGCGTATCGTGGAGCAAAAAGTCTTGAAATCCCTGCTGGGTATAGTCGAACTGATTATCAGCCAAATCTTATGCAGCGTTATATTGCTGATCAAATAAAAGCTAAAAAACGATTTGGTAATTGGTCTGGTACTGGTGCTGGGAAAACATTATCAGCAATCTTGGCTAGTCGAGTGATTGAGGCAAAATTGACAGTGATTCTTTGTCCGAACAATGTAATCGAAACTTGGAAAGAAGATATTCAGGCTGCATATCCAGACAGTATGATCTACACTCATGAGTCTCTTGTACATATGCCAAAAAATGTTTTGCATGCTTATTTAATTATGAATTATGATTTTTTTCAGCAACGAAATTCAGAAGAAAAAGTGAAGCAATTGGTCGATCGTTATTCAATTGATTTTATTGTTATTGATGAAATTCACTATACGAAGCAACGCCATGAAAAGATTACTTCAAAAAGAAAAAGGGTGATATGGAGCTTTTTATCAACGCTTTCTCAGAGAAATTTAAATTTATCAGTTCTTGGTATGTCTGCTACTCCTGTTATCAATAATTTGCTTGAAGGCAGAACGCTTATTGAATTAATAACAGGTGAAATTCATGATGACCTAGATACAAAAGCAACTTTTTCTAATTGTGTAGACCTATATGCAAAGTTTGTACGATATGGCATTCGTTATATGCCAAATTATGATATCCAATTTAATTTGACATTGGAGCCTGTTGATTGCAGCGCCTTTCTTCTTGAAATAAGAAAGGGCATGCCTGTCATTGAGCTTGAAGCTGTCCTTACGAAAGCAAAGCTGCCGTTTATTCTTAAGAATCTGAAACGAAGACCATCGTTTATACGCATTATCGAGCTAGTGGGATAG
- a CDS encoding zinc-ribbon domain-containing protein: MSYTIRSLQDIKIAVNSLNVLLDSVMAEQFPLGDLLLEMRNVGLAQGGLTRLAESSAIERQALQKILSPHGNPTLISFINIVRALGLTIKFEKENNYVSQRSLRSFASSNEILLSEWHSVFNNDLTPDDVAIASQRRVWWQCKNNTDHAWIASVAARSNNNRNCPYCARQKLAPSNSFAATHPHLIDEWNDVQNLSLKPSDVMAGSNKKVWWKCKQNHEWLAMIRSRALGFGCPVCSGGSRTNKNNENESALGC, from the coding sequence ATGTCTTATACAATTAGATCGTTACAAGATATAAAGATAGCCGTTAATTCATTAAATGTTTTGCTTGATAGTGTAATGGCAGAACAATTTCCTTTAGGGGATCTTTTGCTTGAAATGCGAAATGTTGGCCTAGCTCAAGGTGGCTTAACAAGGCTCGCAGAATCTAGCGCAATAGAACGTCAGGCCTTGCAAAAAATATTGTCTCCTCATGGTAATCCAACATTAATTAGCTTTATAAATATTGTTAGAGCTTTAGGTTTAACAATTAAGTTTGAAAAGGAAAATAATTATGTATCACAGCGTTCTCTACGTTCTTTTGCAAGTTCTAATGAAATTTTATTATCGGAATGGCATTCAGTTTTTAATAATGATTTAACGCCAGATGATGTTGCAATAGCAAGTCAGAGAAGGGTATGGTGGCAGTGTAAAAACAATACTGATCATGCTTGGATAGCTAGTGTTGCTGCTAGATCGAACAATAATCGCAATTGTCCCTATTGTGCTCGGCAAAAACTTGCTCCTTCAAACTCTTTCGCCGCAACTCATCCTCACTTAATAGATGAATGGAATGATGTACAAAATTTGAGCTTGAAGCCATCAGATGTAATGGCAGGAAGCAATAAAAAAGTTTGGTGGAAGTGTAAGCAAAATCATGAATGGTTGGCTATGATTAGGAGCAGAGCTCTTGGATTCGGTTGTCCTGTGTGTTCTGGAGGTTCTAGAACAAATAAAAACAATGAAAACGAATCAGCTTTAGGTTGTTAA
- a CDS encoding sodium/proline symporter produces MFDAMFAAFCLYFSILLGIGIYFYRKTQSAAEFSSGNRSLNYWLTAITAQASDMSDWLFMGFPGLIYVVGLSGAWFAFGLAAFMFLTWTFIAPAIRRQTEQYNVMSLSSFFEKKLNDQSKLIKIVSGFLSLYFFTFYIAAGVVGLGRVFETIFEVPYHQGIFLGLGLSLIYTLLGGLLAVAWSNLLQGTFLLTCIMFVPLYAINVKLGGFAQLNNSLHLFGPQYFSLWPTGGVMAVILSILRWGPGYFGQPHILINFMGINDPKNLFKAKIVGCTWQILALSSAVLVGIVGKAMLFPTLTSPQLVFIVMVKQLFTPFIAGFILCSVLAATVSTINIQSLICASLISQDLYFPLFNPNGTEKQRMLFTRLALFIIPTLSLLIAWNETFTVLDLVLYAWAGLGSTFGPIVILSLYSNSLTRNGALAGLLAGGFTAAFWPINGVIPTLVAGYLVNFSVALLFSKIRK; encoded by the coding sequence ATGTTTGATGCCATGTTTGCAGCATTTTGTCTTTATTTTTCCATTCTTTTAGGAATTGGAATTTATTTTTATAGAAAAACGCAGAGCGCTGCAGAATTTTCTTCAGGAAATCGATCTTTAAATTATTGGCTCACAGCAATCACTGCGCAAGCAAGTGATATGAGTGACTGGCTTTTTATGGGATTTCCAGGACTCATCTATGTTGTTGGACTTTCTGGCGCATGGTTCGCATTCGGCCTTGCAGCTTTTATGTTTTTAACATGGACCTTTATTGCTCCAGCAATTCGCAGACAAACAGAGCAATACAACGTTATGTCGCTTTCATCGTTTTTTGAAAAAAAATTAAACGATCAAAGCAAACTTATCAAAATTGTTAGTGGATTTCTCTCTCTTTATTTTTTCACATTTTATATTGCTGCAGGAGTGGTCGGACTCGGACGAGTCTTTGAAACTATTTTCGAAGTGCCTTACCATCAAGGAATATTTTTAGGTTTAGGCTTATCGCTCATTTACACGCTGCTTGGCGGCCTTCTAGCTGTAGCATGGAGCAATCTACTTCAAGGAACTTTTCTGCTTACATGCATCATGTTTGTTCCGCTGTATGCTATCAACGTCAAGCTTGGTGGCTTTGCACAACTGAACAACTCTTTGCATTTATTTGGTCCGCAGTATTTTTCATTGTGGCCAACTGGCGGCGTCATGGCTGTCATACTTTCAATTTTACGATGGGGTCCTGGATATTTTGGCCAACCGCACATTTTAATTAACTTCATGGGTATCAATGACCCAAAAAATCTCTTTAAAGCAAAAATTGTTGGCTGCACCTGGCAAATTTTAGCACTCAGCTCTGCTGTTTTAGTCGGTATCGTTGGTAAGGCAATGTTATTTCCAACGCTTACAAGTCCACAACTTGTCTTTATCGTTATGGTTAAACAGCTTTTCACGCCGTTTATAGCAGGATTTATTTTATGCTCAGTGCTTGCTGCAACTGTATCAACGATTAATATTCAATCTTTAATTTGTGCATCACTGATTTCGCAAGATCTTTATTTTCCACTCTTTAACCCAAATGGAACAGAAAAGCAGCGCATGCTATTTACCCGATTGGCATTATTTATCATCCCAACACTTTCACTTCTGATTGCATGGAATGAAACATTTACGGTGTTGGATTTAGTTCTGTATGCTTGGGCTGGACTTGGATCAACCTTTGGTCCTATTGTTATTTTAAGTCTGTATTCAAACAGCTTAACGCGCAACGGAGCTCTTGCTGGACTTTTAGCTGGTGGATTTACCGCAGCCTTCTGGCCAATTAATGGCGTGATTCCAACGTTGGTAGCAGGTTATTTGGTTAACTTTTCAGTTGCGTTGTTGTTTTCAAAAATTAGAAAATAA
- a CDS encoding metal-dependent hydrolase, with amino-acid sequence MPSYRVHLVGGLLTYLGILHVIKHVEPSIHTIFQGLVFCLLGALFPDIDVKSKGQKVFYTLLLFFLIYLVAVQRYCLFVTVSFLGIIPILVRHRGIFHHIWFLLAIAFGATLCVKSMCGSYEQVMINNCWFFFAGSVSHVVLDRTVSRLKRYFS; translated from the coding sequence ATGCCAAGTTATAGAGTTCATTTAGTCGGTGGCCTGCTCACTTATTTAGGAATTTTACACGTTATCAAGCACGTTGAGCCATCAATTCATACGATTTTTCAAGGATTAGTTTTTTGTTTACTCGGAGCTTTGTTTCCAGATATTGACGTCAAGAGCAAAGGGCAAAAGGTATTTTATACTCTTTTGCTTTTCTTTTTAATCTATCTTGTAGCTGTGCAAAGATACTGTCTATTTGTCACCGTGAGTTTCTTAGGAATTATTCCAATTCTCGTTCGACATCGTGGCATCTTCCATCACATTTGGTTTCTGCTCGCTATTGCGTTTGGCGCAACGTTGTGCGTGAAATCAATGTGTGGTAGCTACGAACAAGTCATGATCAACAACTGCTGGTTTTTCTTTGCAGGATCAGTCTCTCATGTGGTCTTAGATCGTACTGTCTCTCGATTGAAACGATACTTTTCATAA
- a CDS encoding SpoIID/LytB domain-containing protein, with protein sequence MSKKIMSIVCDAIAKRIAITMLLFFTTAQAFDVKVLLQKNSIEDLKFSPIELSCNQGFILSEHIALSLGYECKSHNLTITSQGGVLLLNGKSITQKLLYISPMLSTAHHMALKSYVSCWLETYRQDLDVFAEPLYSLFDEIVAKNGSLKPDSYDVLDLYAKEVVHVFLQDFLQTIDGNHSIELPKLSEYAQQFFQEKAKIFFLESLAEKQLTQQDRKKLEKDKKYRYDFFLTELHAVLQKLLYEFVPALPRKILQQFLKENVGQITFAGNSYLGSFAIFQEKQTFYLINSLDIDDYLWSVLFYEGSQTWPHEMNKVFAIASRTYLIYHVLQAQKVNRPYHIGNDNRHQTYKGHFNSKKLKQAIEETKDLFVSYDGKPALTQYDICCGGVVPGDIDDPNHKRVSYLARKYPCTFCRDYKCFNWHNDFSYDQVLKRIQKEFPRVTKIVDITVQKKDRAGLVKTIVISTNVKKITITEKKWKSMFPEMKSYCFDIHHANKRYTIKGRGFGHHKGLCQWGACSLVKNEQWSFEQVLQFYYPGTKLMKLAYQR encoded by the coding sequence GTGAGTAAGAAAATAATGAGCATTGTTTGTGATGCCATAGCTAAACGTATAGCCATAACAATGTTGTTATTTTTTACAACAGCTCAAGCATTTGATGTAAAAGTACTACTTCAAAAAAATAGCATAGAAGATCTTAAATTTAGCCCCATTGAATTATCGTGCAATCAAGGATTCATTTTATCTGAGCATATTGCTCTTTCGCTTGGCTATGAATGCAAGTCTCATAATTTGACGATTACAAGTCAGGGCGGCGTTCTTCTTTTAAACGGAAAATCGATAACTCAAAAATTACTGTATATTTCACCAATGCTTTCAACTGCTCACCACATGGCGCTCAAATCGTATGTGTCATGTTGGCTTGAAACGTATCGACAAGACCTTGATGTGTTTGCAGAGCCATTGTACTCGTTGTTTGATGAAATAGTAGCTAAAAATGGATCATTAAAGCCTGATAGCTATGATGTCCTAGATCTATATGCAAAAGAAGTCGTGCATGTTTTTTTACAAGATTTTTTGCAAACTATTGATGGTAATCATTCAATTGAACTGCCAAAATTATCTGAATATGCGCAGCAATTTTTTCAAGAAAAAGCGAAAATCTTTTTTTTAGAAAGTTTGGCAGAAAAGCAATTAACGCAGCAAGATAGAAAAAAATTAGAAAAAGATAAAAAATATCGTTATGACTTTTTCTTAACGGAGCTGCATGCGGTACTACAAAAGCTACTCTATGAATTTGTTCCTGCTTTACCTCGTAAAATTTTACAACAGTTTTTGAAAGAAAATGTAGGCCAAATAACTTTCGCAGGAAATAGCTATTTAGGTTCATTTGCAATTTTCCAAGAAAAGCAGACTTTTTATTTGATCAATAGTTTAGACATTGATGATTATCTTTGGTCTGTGTTGTTTTACGAAGGCAGTCAGACCTGGCCTCATGAAATGAATAAAGTTTTTGCCATTGCAAGCAGAACGTATTTGATCTATCACGTGCTTCAAGCCCAAAAAGTTAATAGACCGTACCACATTGGAAATGATAATAGGCATCAAACATACAAGGGTCATTTTAATAGTAAGAAATTAAAACAAGCAATTGAGGAAACAAAAGATTTATTTGTTTCGTATGATGGAAAACCGGCACTAACACAATATGATATTTGCTGTGGTGGAGTTGTTCCTGGAGATATTGATGATCCAAACCATAAGCGAGTTTCTTATCTTGCTCGAAAATATCCGTGCACATTCTGTAGAGATTATAAATGTTTCAATTGGCATAATGATTTTTCATATGATCAAGTATTAAAACGAATTCAAAAAGAGTTCCCTAGGGTTACAAAAATTGTTGATATAACGGTTCAGAAAAAAGATCGAGCTGGACTTGTAAAAACTATAGTGATTTCTACAAACGTAAAAAAAATAACAATCACAGAAAAAAAATGGAAATCAATGTTTCCAGAAATGAAAAGTTATTGCTTTGATATTCATCACGCAAACAAACGATATACGATTAAAGGTCGAGGTTTTGGGCACCATAAAGGCTTATGCCAGTGGGGTGCTTGTAGTCTGGTAAAAAATGAGCAATGGAGTTTTGAACAAGTTTTGCAATTTTATTATCCAGGTACTAAGTTGATGAAATTAGCGTATCAAAGGTAA
- a CDS encoding ribonuclease HI family protein: MNNKQLTFFSQESEFVNPAACESLKPKAWKMHIDGASRNNPGPSGAGFCLTRLDETVCEQGFFLGKCTNNQAEYLALLVGLHFVHEFVDKNEHLTIYSDSQLLVRQMNKMYKIRDPLLKKMQLLVDEMLRGYSVIFCHVYREYNVRADLLANRGIDKKVPLPKRFLDILSQHEIF; the protein is encoded by the coding sequence ATGAATAATAAACAACTGACTTTTTTCTCACAAGAATCTGAGTTTGTAAATCCTGCAGCTTGTGAGTCTTTGAAGCCTAAAGCATGGAAAATGCATATCGATGGTGCATCGCGCAACAATCCTGGACCTTCTGGTGCAGGATTTTGTTTGACCCGTTTGGATGAAACGGTATGCGAGCAAGGATTTTTCTTAGGAAAATGCACCAATAATCAAGCCGAGTATTTAGCTTTACTCGTCGGACTGCATTTTGTTCATGAATTTGTGGATAAAAATGAGCATCTAACGATTTATTCTGATTCTCAATTATTAGTGCGTCAAATGAATAAAATGTATAAAATTCGTGATCCATTGCTGAAAAAAATGCAGCTTCTTGTCGATGAAATGTTACGAGGATATTCCGTAATTTTTTGCCATGTTTATCGAGAGTACAATGTCCGTGCAGATTTGCTGGCAAATCGAGGAATTGATAAAAAAGTTCCTTTACCAAAACGATTTCTTGATATATTAAGTCAACATGAAATTTTTTAA
- a CDS encoding glyceraldehyde 3-phosphate dehydrogenase NAD-binding domain-containing protein, which produces MLKVAINGFGRIGRSFLRAYLEDEHAQAHMQIVAINVGPAKKEWVAHLFKHDSFMGTFPKQVSYQDGMLTFQNFQIPLLSQLDPSDIDWAALRVDWVVDASGKFTDRKDAEKHLKSGAKHVIITALAQKPDVTIVLGVNDGIYEEEKHKIVSLASCTANALFPIVKVLNEKFAVQSVITNVIHSYTNRQVLMDVESSDLRRSRAAALNIIPIELTEPCHMHDIYPKYTGPIMGQSTRVPVAKVSLLDVAFTSNKPMTIEAINDAFEKVRDGNMQGILDTSTEPLVSMDYMNSPFSVTIDQSLTSVSGGMGKVFGWFDNESGYSHRIKDFLLKHG; this is translated from the coding sequence ATGTTGAAAGTAGCTATAAATGGTTTTGGAAGAATTGGTCGATCTTTTTTAAGAGCTTATCTTGAAGATGAGCACGCACAAGCTCATATGCAAATAGTTGCTATTAATGTCGGTCCAGCAAAAAAAGAATGGGTCGCTCATTTATTTAAGCACGATTCTTTTATGGGCACATTTCCAAAACAAGTTTCGTATCAAGACGGCATGTTAACATTTCAAAATTTTCAAATTCCGTTACTTTCTCAGCTTGATCCTTCTGACATTGATTGGGCTGCTCTGCGAGTGGATTGGGTTGTTGATGCATCTGGAAAATTTACTGATCGAAAAGATGCAGAAAAACATTTAAAATCTGGAGCAAAGCACGTCATTATTACAGCCCTTGCTCAAAAGCCAGATGTAACGATAGTGCTTGGCGTTAACGATGGAATTTATGAAGAAGAAAAACATAAAATCGTTTCGCTAGCAAGCTGCACGGCCAATGCATTATTTCCTATCGTTAAAGTCTTGAATGAAAAGTTTGCGGTTCAGTCTGTGATAACCAACGTGATTCATTCTTACACCAATCGACAAGTTTTAATGGATGTTGAATCGAGTGATTTACGCCGGTCGCGTGCTGCGGCTCTTAACATTATTCCTATTGAACTTACTGAACCATGTCATATGCATGATATTTATCCAAAATATACAGGTCCGATCATGGGGCAAAGCACTCGAGTTCCTGTGGCAAAAGTTTCGCTCTTGGATGTTGCATTTACTTCAAACAAACCTATGACCATTGAAGCAATCAATGATGCGTTTGAAAAAGTGCGTGATGGCAACATGCAAGGAATTTTAGACACTTCAACTGAGCCACTTGTGTCTATGGATTATATGAATAGTCCTTTCTCTGTAACGATTGATCAGTCTTTAACGTCAGTTTCAGGCGGTATGGGAAAAGTGTTTGGATGGTTTGATAATGAGTCTGGATACAGCCATCGCATTAAAGATTTTTTATTAAAACATGGATAA
- a CDS encoding TIM barrel protein has product MKNNSNSIEINSPEFKTNRPIGVHVRLQQGLLDVVSTVERLNVSVAQSFLLTESGKYASFSHKIVREFMKQKERLNFLYYVHAAYWSSLVQVGSKEFISLCKEAEIAYNLHSDGIVIHVGATRARLEKKEQVLYVAEAVNELMHQVPDINLLLENSPHAGRNFGGDITDFGLLLDHVENKERVQFCIDTAHAFVFGYDVVSEYKREDFFKLLQDVFGSKQIALLHVNDTSELCGSYIDKHGIPGDGVMGQKSLAWFIRHEICKDVPIIMELPSSCGEGQDAEIIKRVRSWDI; this is encoded by the coding sequence GTGAAAAACAATAGTAATTCCATAGAAATTAATTCGCCTGAATTCAAAACAAATCGACCGATTGGTGTTCATGTTCGATTACAGCAAGGATTACTTGACGTAGTTAGTACCGTAGAGCGTTTGAATGTATCGGTAGCTCAAAGTTTTTTACTTACCGAATCTGGTAAGTATGCATCATTTTCTCATAAAATTGTTCGTGAATTTATGAAACAAAAAGAACGTTTAAATTTCTTATATTATGTTCATGCAGCTTACTGGTCCAGCCTAGTTCAAGTGGGCAGTAAGGAATTTATATCGCTTTGTAAAGAAGCTGAAATTGCTTACAATTTGCATAGTGATGGCATCGTGATTCATGTCGGAGCTACTCGAGCTCGCTTAGAAAAAAAAGAACAGGTTTTATATGTAGCAGAAGCCGTTAATGAATTGATGCATCAGGTGCCCGACATTAATTTACTGCTTGAAAATAGTCCACACGCTGGACGTAATTTTGGTGGCGACATAACCGATTTTGGTTTACTTCTTGATCATGTCGAAAATAAAGAACGTGTACAATTTTGTATCGACACTGCTCACGCATTTGTATTTGGTTATGATGTAGTCAGTGAATATAAACGAGAAGATTTTTTTAAATTGCTGCAAGATGTTTTCGGCAGTAAACAAATTGCTTTACTTCATGTTAATGATACATCTGAGCTGTGTGGATCTTACATAGATAAACATGGAATTCCTGGCGACGGAGTGATGGGGCAGAAAAGTTTAGCATGGTTTATTCGTCATGAAATATGTAAAGATGTTCCCATAATTATGGAATTGCCATCCTCATGCGGCGAGGGCCAAGATGCTGAAATTATAAAACGAGTGAGGTCTTGGGATATATAA